The Candidatus Neptunochlamydia vexilliferae genome includes a window with the following:
- a CDS encoding YheT family hydrolase — protein MGKQPSFRPFPLFTGRHAQTITASFLPFTRRLPSITRFVHLPDGERIAMEVSTPKGWKESDPTVVMIHGLCGCHRSSYLVRMTRKLYRQGIRAIRVNLRGCGSGKEYGKKLYHADASEDMYLTLKEIQRDAPHSPVTVVGFSLGGNIILKMAGEYEEKIESLVTKIIAVNPPLDLGSSIAHLSKNRFYERYFMSALREEVTFRHETFEALPPIRISPEMTLLEFDELYIAPQSGQENAAEYYQACSSGRLIHKITVPCHLLFARDDPIVDCHVLEGIDLPEQIEVLITEKGGHLGYLGMPGKEGGFHWMDGLLLRWISQH, from the coding sequence ATGGGGAAGCAGCCTTCATTTAGGCCATTTCCGCTATTTACAGGGCGGCATGCTCAGACGATCACAGCATCTTTTTTACCATTTACCCGCCGCTTACCATCGATTACCCGTTTTGTCCATCTTCCTGATGGAGAAAGGATTGCAATGGAGGTGAGCACTCCCAAAGGGTGGAAAGAAAGTGATCCTACCGTGGTGATGATCCATGGTCTTTGTGGGTGTCACCGCTCTTCTTACCTTGTGCGGATGACCCGTAAGCTTTATCGCCAAGGGATCCGCGCCATTCGGGTGAACCTTAGAGGGTGTGGAAGTGGAAAAGAGTATGGGAAAAAGCTCTACCATGCCGATGCAAGCGAAGACATGTATCTCACCCTTAAGGAAATTCAGCGGGATGCACCTCACTCTCCCGTGACGGTGGTTGGTTTTTCTCTTGGGGGGAACATTATCCTCAAGATGGCAGGAGAATATGAGGAAAAGATCGAAAGTCTTGTCACTAAGATTATTGCGGTTAACCCTCCCCTTGATCTAGGTTCCAGCATTGCGCACCTTAGCAAAAACCGGTTCTACGAACGTTACTTTATGAGCGCTCTTCGAGAGGAGGTTACCTTTCGTCATGAGACCTTTGAGGCTTTGCCTCCGATTCGGATTTCTCCCGAGATGACCCTTCTTGAGTTTGACGAGCTTTATATTGCTCCACAGTCGGGGCAAGAAAATGCTGCGGAGTACTATCAGGCTTGTAGTTCGGGGCGGCTCATTCATAAAATCACCGTTCCCTGCCACCTTCTTTTTGCCCGTGATGATCCCATTGTTGATTGCCATGTTTTAGAAGGGATCGATCTTCCCGAGCAGATTGAGGTTCTCATTACCGAGAAGGGGGGACATCTTGGGTATCTAGGGATGCCAGGGAAAGAGGGAGGTTTTCACTGGATGGATGGGCTCCTTCTTCGCTGGATTTCTCAGCATTAA